The following coding sequences lie in one Sorghum bicolor cultivar BTx623 chromosome 6, Sorghum_bicolor_NCBIv3, whole genome shotgun sequence genomic window:
- the LOC8073069 gene encoding uncharacterized protein LOC8073069 isoform X2: MGMEAKCGGLAVAASAAVRRPLQPRDTNVAASTVVVGKKTAAPTPRAHPKAGAGTRPGPPAAAAAALPSLPLFPAQCGVSVAAAGVAEVSLAEELEKARERRARLRAAREQTEREMESRAEVMERAAVEWERRAEDQRRLVSELMRLIGMPETTSWWLAGVHAGGITEIQGREEAKGSHYCSFRFDGFHLDSIRIAG; encoded by the exons ATGGGGATGGAGGCGAAATGCGGCGGCCTGGCCGTAGCTGCCAGCGCCGCGGTCAGGCGGCCGCTACAACCGCGGGACACCAACGTGGCGGCGTCCACGGTAGTAGTCGGGAAGAAGACCGCTGCGCCAACGCCCAGAGCTCATCCAAAGGCGGGGGCGGGGACGAGGCCggggccgccggcggcggcggcggcggctttgcCTTCACTGCCGCTGTTCCCGGCCCAGTGCGGCGTGTCTGTTGCGGCTGCGGGGGTGGCAGAAGTGTCGCTGGCGGAGGAGCTCGAGAAGGCTCGGGAGCGGCGCGCGCGGCTCCGCGCGGCGCGGGAGCAGACGGAGCGGGAGATGGAGAGCCGCGCCGAGGTGATGGAGCGAGCGGCGGTGGAGTGGGAGCGCCGCGCGGAGGATCAGCGGAGGCTCGTCTCGGAGCTCATGCGCCTCATCGGGATGCCTGAG ACGACGTCATGGTGGCTGGCAGGTGTACACGCCGGTGGAATCACTGAGATCCAAGGAAGAGAGGAAGCGAAGGGGAGCCACTATTGCTCATTCCGGTTCGACG GGTTCCATCTCGACAGCATCAGAATTGCAGGCTGA
- the LOC110436220 gene encoding uncharacterized protein LOC110436220 — MIPSCHRTTRWCSYTCFLDCCLLRTRNGRRRRTRRTSSRRGAGGGKRGPSSAKGCPQGLLPTSSPEADYIYERHSVYLRGKLYVHCQNHTVMRMNLSNNSYRVIKCPTVSQMAGVGVLSLGKSERGVYSGVPWNDGWPRFQVWFLNESSEQMEWILKSNISLQAVLQNFPLLSNHNIIYGSWAVTSNKSINEHVERAGAQEEFEWDSDDGVLLETKDDDDGTYYNRQTSFLGFHPFKEIAFFRVSRSRVVSYHLNTLYVQYLGILNAHSVYKSFPYTSCWMGELRENN, encoded by the exons atgatCCCGTCGTGTCACCGCACTACGAGGTGGTGCTCATACACTTGCTTCCTCGACTGCTGCTTGCTGCGGACTCGGAATGGCCGCCGTCGCCGTACACGACGCACGTCTTCTCGTCGAGGAGCTGGAGGTGGGAAGAGAGGTCCTTCGTCCGCCAAGGGGTGCCCGCAGGGACTATTGCCGACAAGCTCCCCGGAAGCCGACTATATATACGAACGCCACTCCGTCTATCTGCGGGGGAAACTCTACGTCCACTGCCAAAACCATACTGTCATGAG GATGAACTTGTCAAATAACAGTTACCGAGTGATTAAATGCCCCACAGTGAGCCAAATGGCTGGTGTTGGTGTTCTTTCCTTGGGGAAATCGGAGAGAGGGGTGTACTCTGGAGTACCTTGGAACGATGGATGGCCCCGATTTCAAGTGTGGTTTCTTAACGAATCAAGCGAGCAGATGGAGTGGATACTGAAGAGCAACATCAGCCTCCAAGCAGTGCTACAAAATTTCCCCTTATTAAGTAATCACAACATTATTTACGGCAGCTGGGCCGTTACCTCTAATAAATCTATAAATGAGCATGTGGAGCGAGCAGGGGCTCAAGAGGAATTTGAATGGGACTCGGACGATGGTGTTCTTCTTGAAACCAAAGATGATGACGATGGAACATACTACAACCGACAAACATCTTTCCTCGGATTTCATCCTTTCAAAGAGATTGCCTTCTTTAGGGTATCACGCTCGAGAGTGGTATCTTATCACTTGAACACCTTATACGTTCAATACCTAGGCATACTAAATGCACATTCAGTATATAAGTCATTTCCATACACATCCTGCTGGATGGGGGAGTTACGTGAAAACAATTAG
- the LOC8073069 gene encoding uncharacterized protein LOC8073069 isoform X1 gives MGMEAKCGGLAVAASAAVRRPLQPRDTNVAASTVVVGKKTAAPTPRAHPKAGAGTRPGPPAAAAAALPSLPLFPAQCGVSVAAAGVAEVSLAEELEKARERRARLRAAREQTEREMESRAEVMERAAVEWERRAEDQRRLVSELMRLIGMPEVYTPVESLRSKEERKRRGATIAHSGSTGSISTASELQADDAAGACSDEESEVTGGDNRDGKNN, from the exons ATGGGGATGGAGGCGAAATGCGGCGGCCTGGCCGTAGCTGCCAGCGCCGCGGTCAGGCGGCCGCTACAACCGCGGGACACCAACGTGGCGGCGTCCACGGTAGTAGTCGGGAAGAAGACCGCTGCGCCAACGCCCAGAGCTCATCCAAAGGCGGGGGCGGGGACGAGGCCggggccgccggcggcggcggcggcggctttgcCTTCACTGCCGCTGTTCCCGGCCCAGTGCGGCGTGTCTGTTGCGGCTGCGGGGGTGGCAGAAGTGTCGCTGGCGGAGGAGCTCGAGAAGGCTCGGGAGCGGCGCGCGCGGCTCCGCGCGGCGCGGGAGCAGACGGAGCGGGAGATGGAGAGCCGCGCCGAGGTGATGGAGCGAGCGGCGGTGGAGTGGGAGCGCCGCGCGGAGGATCAGCGGAGGCTCGTCTCGGAGCTCATGCGCCTCATCGGGATGCCTGAG GTGTACACGCCGGTGGAATCACTGAGATCCAAGGAAGAGAGGAAGCGAAGGGGAGCCACTATTGCTCATTCCGGTTCGACG GGTTCCATCTCGACAGCATCAGAATTGCAGGCTGATGATGCAGCAGGAGCCTGTAGTGATGAGGAATCTGAGGTAACCGGAGGGGATAACAGAGACGGCAAAAACAACTGA
- the LOC8074702 gene encoding protein unc-45 homolog A yields MAGAAAGAEAVEKAHGLYRGGRHREALELYSAALAAARGPAQRIALHSNRAACYLKLHDFHKAARECTSVLELDTEHAGALMLRAQTLVTLKDYQSALFDVNRLIEINPSSEVYRNLQARLKTQLSLAPIPECEEESLCLEEEKEELPPKVQKTENSITKPNQPATEPVLENKPSNGPILNRKPATEPQKVEVPSALPSKPQGWEAIPKPKGHSGLDYSKWDKVEDDSSEDDDDEEEDELPQYKFKVRTVGVRSVK; encoded by the exons ATGGCGGGGGCTGCAGCGGGCGCGGAGGCGGTGGAGAAGGCGCACGGGCTCTACCGGGGCGGCCGCCACCGGGAGGCGCTGGAGCTCTACTCCGCCGcgctggcggcggcgcggggccCCGCGCAGCGCATCGCGCTCCACAGCAACCGTGCCGCCTGCTACCTCAAGCTCCACGATTTCCACAAG GCAGCACGAGAGTGTACATCTGTCCTTGAGTTGGATACGGAGCATGCCGGAGCTCTGATGTTACGTGCCCAGACTCTCGTTACTCTGAAAGATTATCAGTCAGCTCTATTTGATGTCAACAGGCTCATTGAGATAAATCCGTCATCTGAAGTATATCGGAACCTGCAGGCACGATTGAAGACACAGCTA TCACTAGCCCCAAttcctgagtgtgaagaggagTCTCTTTGTCTCGAAGAAGAAAAGGAAGAACTTCCTCCAAAAGTTCAGAAGACTGAGAATTCTATCACGAAGCCTAACCAACCTGCAACTGAACCTGTTCTCGAGAACAAACCTTCAAATGGACCGATTCTCAATAGAAAACCTGCAACTGAACCTCAAAAGGTTGAGGTTCCATCCGCTCTGCCTTCAAAACCCCAGGGTTGGGAGGCCATCCCAAAACCAAAGGGCCATTCAGGGCTTGATTACTCAAAATGGGACAAAGTTGAAGACGATTCAAGTGAAGATGACGAcgatgaagaagaagatgagctgCCACAGTACAAGTTTAAAGTCAGAACTGTTGGTGTGCGGTCTGTAAAGTGA
- the LOC8066783 gene encoding probable LRR receptor-like serine/threonine-protein kinase At1g56130 encodes MVRPGSTSRPSSCRRLHGSALPTLLLLLLLLLAASAAQAQQTATMKTDPVEAAAVNAVFAKLGQAASSAWNISGDPCTGTATDGTVIDDNNNFNPAIKCECSVQNNVTVCHVTKLKIYALNAVGPIPQELQNLTRLTNLDLRQNYLTGPLPSFLGNLTAMQYMSLGINALSGSVPKELGNLANLVSLGFGSNYLNGSLPSELGNLEKLEQLYIDSAGLSGPLPSTFSRLTRMKTLWASDNDFTGQIPDFIGNWTNLTELRFQGNSFQGPLPATLSNLVQLTSLRIGDIVNGSSSLTFISNMTSLSTLILRNCRISDSLASVNFSQFANLNLLDLSFNNITGQVPEALVNLNSLNFLFLGNNSLSGSLPSSIGSSLKNLDFSYNQLSGNFPSWTTQNNLQLNLVANNFMTNSVLPSGLSCLQRDTPCFLGSPQSASIAVDCGSSRPISGSDNSMYQPDNASLGAASYYVTGAPTWGVSNVGKFMDTSNGSGSYIIFSSHQFQNTLDSELFQTARMSPSSLRYYGIGLQNGNYTVTLQFAEFDFEDSQTWKSVGRRVFDIYLQGERKEKNFDIRKAAGGKSYTAVEKQYIVPVTRNFLEIHLFWAGKGTCCIPSQGYYGPAISALSATPNFTPTVRNSAQKKSSSKTGVIVGVVVGAAVLGVLALAGLCMWRQRRRKLLLEQQELYSIVGRPNVFAYGELRTATENFSSNNLLGEGGYGSVYKGKLADGRVVAVKQLSETSHQGKQQFAAEIETISRVQHRNLVKLYGCCLEGNKPLLVYEYLENGSLDKALFGSGKLNLDWPTRFEICLGIARGLAYLHEESSIRVVHRDIKASNVLLDANLNPKISDFGLAKLYDDKKTHVSTKVAGTFGYLAPEYAMRGHMTEKVDVFAFGVVILETLAGRPNFDNTLDEDKVYILEWVWQLYEENHPLDMVDPKLAQFNSNQVLRAIHVALLCTQGSPHQRPSMSRAVSMLAGDVEVGEVVNKPSYITEWQIKGGDASSFMSSNVSGQSSVAPRSSAAQTSSPFLSSVIEEGR; translated from the exons ATGGTGAGGCCTGGATCGACCTCCAGACCTTCTTCGTGCCGGCGCCTCCATGGCTCCGCGCTCCcgacgctgctgctgctgctgctgcttcttctAGCTGCATCAGCCGCGCAAGCCCAGCAAACGGCGACGATGAAGACCGATCCAGTCGAAG CGGCGGCGGTGAACGCAGTGTTCGCCAAGCTCGGCCAGGCGGCGTCGTCGGCATGGAACATCAGCGGCGACCCCTGCACCGGCACCGCCACGGACGGCACCGTCATCGACGACAACAACAACTTCAACCCGGCCATCAAGTGCGAGTGCTCCGTCCAGAACAACGTCACCGTCTGCCACGTCACCAAGCT GAAGATATATGCCCTTAATGCAGTTGGCCCCATACCACAGGAACTGCAGAACCTCACGCGATTGACCAATCT GGATTTAAGACAAAATTACTTAACAGGGCCTTTGCCATCTTTCCTTGGGAATTTGACTGCTATGCAGTACAT GAGTTTGGGCATCAATGCATTGTCTGGATCTGTTCCAAAGGAGCTTGGGAACCTTGCGAATCTTGTATCTCT AGGCTTTGGCTCGAACTACTTAAATGGCTCCCTTCCATCAGAGTTGGGAAACCTGGAAAAACTTGAGCAATT GTATATTGATAGTGCCGGCCTAAGTGGTCCCCTACCGTCAACATTTTCTAGGCTAACAAGAATGAAGACACT GTGGGCATCAGATAATGATTTTACTGGGCAAATTCCAGATTTTATTGGGAACTGGACAAATTTAACAGAACT GCGGTTTCAAGGCAATTCATTTCAAGGTCCACTTCCGGCCACTCTTTCTAATCTCGTCCAACTAACAAGCTT AAGAATAGGTGACATAGTAAATGGAAGTTCTTCACTGACATTCATCAGTAACATGACATCTTTGAGCACATT AATTTTGAGGAATTGCAGGATATCTGATAGCCTGGCATCAGTGAACTTTTCACAGTTTGCAAATCTAAACTTATT GGATTTGAGTTTTAACAATATCACAGGCCAAGTTCCAGAAGCCCTTGTGAATCTGAATTCACTCAACTTCTT ATTTCTTGGTAATAATAGTCTTTCAGGAAGCCTGCCGAGCTCTATAGGAAGTTCTCTTAAAAATTT AGATTTTTCTTACAACCAGCTGTCAGGCAACTTTCCTTCTTGGACTACTCAGAACAATTTGCAACT GAACTTGGTGGCGAACAATTTCATGACGAATAG TGTATTACCTTCAGGGTTGTCGTGCCTTCAGAGAGACACACCCTGTTTTCTTGGCTCTCCACAAT CTGCCTCTATTGCTGTGGACTGTGGGAGCAGTAGACCTATATCTGGCTCTGACAATTCCATGTATCAACCTGataatgctagtcttggagcTGCATCCTATTATGTTACAGGAGCACCAACTTGGGGTGTGAGCAATGTCGGCAAGTTCATGGATACATCAAATGGAAGTGGAAGTTACATAATCTTCAGCTCGCACCAATTTCAGAACACTCTAGATTCAGAACTATTCCAGACAGCAAGGATGTCGCCATCATCtttgagatactatggtattgGACTCCAGAATGGAAACTATACAGTCACTCTTCAATTTGCAGAGTTTGACTTTGAAGATTCACAGACTTGGAAGAGTGTTGGGAGAAGGGTTTTCGATATCTATCTCCAG GGCGAGCgtaaagagaagaactttgacATAAGGAAGGCAGCAGGGGGGAAATCTTACACTGCTGTCGAGAAGCAGTATATTGTTCCCGTCACTAGAAACTTCCTTGAGATTCATCTTTTCTGGGCTGGCAAGGGAACTTGTTGCATTCCTAGTCAAGGCTACTACGGGCCTGCAATCTCAGCTTTGAGTGCAACTCCAA ATTTCACCCCTACAGTCCGTAATTCTGCACAGAAGAAGAGCAGTAGTAAAACAGGTGTAATTGTTGGAGTCGTGGTTGGTGCAGCAGTTTTGGGAGTACTAGCACTTGCTGGACTCTGTATGTGGAGGCAGAGAAGGAGAAAACTATTATTGGAGCAACAAG AGCTTTACAGTATTGTTGGAAGACCTAATGTATTCGCTTATGGTGAACTAAGGACCGCTACTGAAAATTTTAGTTCCAATAACCTTCTTGGTGAAGGAGGATATGGGTCAGTTTATAAG GGTAAATTAGCTGATGGAAGGGTGGTGGCTGTAAAACAGTTATCTGAAACATCTCATCAGGGAAAACAACAATTTGCAGCTGAAATAGAAACTATTTCTCGAGTGCAACACCGTAATCTTGTGAAGTTGTATGGTTGCTGTCTTGAGGGAAATAAGCCACTGTTGGTTTATGAGTACCTGGAGAATGGAAGCCTTGATAAAGCATTATTTG GAAGTGGGAAACTGAACCTAGACTGGCCAACACGCTTTGAGATATGCTTAGGCATTGCAAGAGGCCTTGCTTATCTCCATGAAGAGTCTAGCATCCGTGTTGTGCATAGGGACATAAAGGCTAGCAATGTCTTACTTGATGCAAATCTCAACCCTAAGATCTCAGATTTTGGGCTCGCCAAACTTTATGATGACAAGAAGACTCATGTCAGCACAAAAGTTGCGGGTACATT TGGTTACCTTGCACCTGAGTACGCCATGAGAGGTCATATGACCGAGAAAGTTGATGTGTTTGCATTTGGCGTGGTCATATTGGAGACTTTAGCTGGAAGGCCAAATTTCGACAATACGCTTGATGAAGACAAGGTTTATATTTTAGAATGG GTTTGGCAACTGTACGAAGAAAACCACCCTCTGGACATGGTCGACCCCAAGCTCGCACAATTCAACAGCAACCAGGTGCTCCGTGCCATCCACGTGGCCCTCCTCTGCACCCAGGGCTCGCCACACCAGCGTCCGTCCATGTCACGAGCGGTGTCGATGCTGGCGGGAGACGTGGAGGTGGGCGAGGTGGTGAACAAACCCAGCTACATCACCGAGTGGCAGATCAAGGGTGGTGACGCCAGCAGCTTCATGAGCAGCAATGTCAGTGGGCAGTCGAGCGTGGCACCGAGGTCGTCAGCCGCGCAGACCTCGTCGCCATTCCTGAGCTCTGTTATTGAAGAAGGCCGGTGA
- the LOC8066784 gene encoding uncharacterized protein LOC8066784: MDRMEKTERFVQLKKLAGSVISYWSIISVPVEEKLNFIPLLHYAKAESVDEIPEHLAVSEDFMKTVENESNRLEKIVAEMIVRKKSKLAQIYQRSHLESPFAGQEPSDTSVAFKLVKEQISIAKAVSMERQDIVTRVELLQSACDEIEWYVSPDFNSSSTEDHQRVARGKVLVDFFPKMMEDLEDKVTLWNLKEGKLTFSFDGVDVRQKVEAMKTSYARHIKTDMDAVPGGIDIQQLVVPRRPRTPMVPVQVNEPPPPQPSDGDDSMASSGSKSDSKDSDYHPSDSEE; the protein is encoded by the exons ATGGATAGAATGGAGAAAACAGAGAGGTTTGTACAG TTAAAGAAATTGGCAGGCTCTGTGATATCATACTGGTCAATCATATCTGTTCCTGTGGAAGAGAAGCTAAACTTCATACCTTTACTTCATTATGCTAAGGCCGAGTCAGTGGATGAGATACCTGAACACCTTGCTGTTTCAGAGGACTTCATGAAAACT gtggaaaATGAAAGTAATAGGCTTGAGAAGATTGTGGCTGAGATGATTGTAAGGAAGAAATCTAAATTGGCTCAGATTTATCAAAGGAGTCATCTCGAGTCTCCCTTTGCTGGGCAAG AACCCTCTGATACTTCTGTGGCTTTTAAACTAGTCAAGGAGCAAATCTCAATAGCAAAAGCTGTTTCTATGGAACGCCAAGATATCGTCACAAGAGTGGAGCTACTTCAAAGTGCATGTGATGAAATTGAATGGTATGTGAGTCCCGATTTCAATTCCTCTTCTACTGAAGATCATCAGAGAGTCGCAAGAGGGAAAGTGCTGGTAGATTTTTTCCCAAAAATGATGGAGGATCTAGAAGACAAGGTCACTCTTTGGAACCTCAAAGAAGGAAAGCTTACCTTCTCATTCGACGGA GTTGATGTTAGACAAAAGGTCGAGGCTATGAAGACTTCCTATGCTCGTCACATAAAAACTGATATGGATGCAGTTCCTGGAGGCATTGATATACAACAGTTGGTTGTCCCTCGGAGACCTCGCACTCCAATGGTACCAGTGCAGGTGAACGAGCCACCACCACCGCAGCCATCAGACGGTGACGACTCTATGGCATCCTCTGGGAGTAAATCCGATTCTAAGGACTCAGACTACCACCCTAGTGACTCTGAGGAGTAA
- the LOC8074703 gene encoding probable LRR receptor-like serine/threonine-protein kinase At1g56130: MRKPRLSGCGLLHVCVSLSPVLLFLLLLPSSWRAAAQAQQAPQTDPVEAAAVNAILSKLGLSAPPSWNISGNPCSGAATDDTSIDDNPAFNPAIKCDCSDRNNTLCHVTRLKINTLDAVGPIPEELRNLTHLVKLDFRKNYFYGPLPAFIGELTNLESMTVGINALSGPVPKELGNLTNLLSLALGSNSFNGTLPDELGKLTKLRQIYIDSNDFSGPLPSTLSQLKNLSILWASDNNFSGQIPDYLGSLTNLTQLRLQGNSFQGPIPSSLSNLVNLKKLRIGDIVNGSSQLAFIDNMTSLGELVLRNTKISDTLASVDFSKFVNLYLLDLSFNNITGQIPQSILNLPSLSYLFLGNNSLSGSLPATKSPSLTNLDFSYNHISGNFPSWATEKKLQLNLVANDFVMGSSNNSVLPWGLDCLQRSTPCFLGSPKSASFAVDSGGSRTISGSDSSIYQPDNADLRAASYYVAGAPTWGVSGVGLFLDADAPNGSYIIYSSRQFENTLDSALFQTARMSPSSLRYYGIGLENGNYTVTLQFAEVDFPDMQSWRSRGRRVFDIYVQGERKEQNFDIRKAAGGKSFTAVKKQYVVPVTKNFLEIHLFWAGKGTCCIPYKGYYGPAISALSATPNFVPTVRSSADSKSSRKTGVIVGVVVGVSVLALIVLAGIFLWCQKRRKLLLELEELYTIVGRPNVFSYSELRSATENFCSSNLLGEGGYGSVYKGKLSDGRVVAVKQLSQSSNQGKMQFAAEIETISRVQHRNLVRLYGCCLESKTPLLVYEYLENGSLDQALFGKGSLNLDWSTRFEICLGIARGIAYLHEESTVRIVHRDIKASNVLIDADLNPKISDFGLAKLYDDKKTHVSTKVAGTFGYLAPEYAMRGHMTEKVDVFAFGVVALEIVAGESNYQNTMEEDTTYIFERVWELYENGRPLEFVDPKLTEYNGYEVLRVIRVALHCTQGSPHKRPSMSRVVAMLTGDADTTEDVAKPSYITEWQVKQVADDVSGSFTSSQVGSSSTHQPVSSSLSGGVQASPEPGGDLTPVVPSPLFTSIIDEGR; this comes from the exons ATGAGGAAGCCCAGGCTGAGCGGCTGCGGCCTCCTCCATGTCTGCGTCTCCCTCTCCCCTGTGCTGCTGTTCTTGCTGCTGCTTCCGAGTTCTTGGAGGGCGGCTGCGCAGGCTCAGCAGGCGCCCCAGACTGATCCGGTTGAAG CGGCGGCGGTGAACGCGATCCTGAGCAAGCTGGGGCTGAGCGCGCCGCCGTCGTGGAACATCAGCGGGAACCCCTGCAGCGGCGCGGCGACGGACGACACGTCCATCGACGACAACCCGGCGTTCAACCCGGCCATCAAGTGCGACTGCTCCGACCGGAACAACACGCTCTGCCATGTCACCAGACT gAAGATAAACACGCTGGACGCGGTTGGTCCCATACCAGAGGAGCTGCGGAACCTCACTCACCTCGTTAAGCT GGACTTCAGAAAAAACTACTTCTATGGGCCATTACCAGCATTCATTGGAGAGCTAACTAATCTGGAATCCAT GACTGTGGGCATCAATGCACTATCTGGACCTGTCCCCAAGGAGCTTGGAAATCTTACCAATCTCTTATCACT GGCTTTGGGCTCGAATAGTTTTAACGGCACACTTCCTGACGAGCTGGGGAAACTGACAAAACTTCGACAGAT ATACATTGATAGTAACGACTTCAGTGGTCCTCTGCCATCGACATTGTCCCAACTGAAGAACCTGTCAATCTT GTGGGCATCAGACAATAATTTCAGTGGGCAGATTCCTGATTATCTTGGGAGTTTGACTAACTTGACCCAACT GAGGCTCCAAGGGAACTCTTTTCAAGGCCCCATTCCCTCAAGTCTTTCTAATCTTGTCAACTTAAAAAAATT AAGAATAGGCGATATAGTGAATGGAAGCTCTCAACTGGCATTTATTGACAACATGACATCTTTGGGTGAACT AGTGCTGAGGAACACAAAGATATCTGATACACTAGCATCAgtagacttctccaaatttgtaAATCTATACTTATT GGACCTGAGTTTTAACAATATCACAGGACAAATACCTCAATCAATTTTGAATCTTCCTTCTCTTAGTTATTT ATTTCTAGGGAATAATAGCCTTTCAGGAAGTCTGCCTGCGACAAAAAGTCCCTCACTGACCAATCT AGATTTTTCATACAACCATATCTCAGGAAACTTTCCTTCTTGGGCTACTGAGAAAAAATTGCAATT GAATTTGGTGGCAAACGACTTTGTGATGGGCAGCTCCAATAACAG TGTTTTGCCATGGGGATTGGACTGTCTTCAGCGTAGTACTCCCTGTTTCCTTGGTTCTCCAAAGT CTGCCTCTTTTGCGGTGGACTCTGGTGGTAGTAGAACAATATCAGGTTCAGATAGTTCCATCTATCAGCCTGACAATGCAGACCTTAGAGCCGCATCATACTACGTTGCGGGTGCACCTACATGGGGTGTTAGCGGCGTTGGATTATTCTTGGATgcagatgcacccaatggaagttACATCATTTACAGTTCACGACAGTTCGAGAACACCCTAGACTCTGCACTGTTCCAAACAGCAAGGATGTCACCATCATCTCTGAGATACTATGGCATTGGACTTGAGAATGGAAATTACACAGTCACACTTCAATTTGCAGAGGTTGACTTTCCAGACATGCAGTCTTGGAGAAGCAGAGGGAGGAGGGTTTTCGATATCTATGTCCAG GGAGAGCGCAAGGAGCAGAACTTTGACATTAGAAAGGCAGCAGGAGGGAAATCTTTCACTGCTGTTAAGAAGCAGTATGTTGTTCCAGTAACCAAAAACTTCCTTGAGATTCATCTCTTCTGGGCTGGCAAGGGCACTTGTTGCATTCCTTATAAGGGATACTATGGTCCTGCAATATCAGCCCTGAGTGCAACTCCAA ATTTCGTCCCTACAGTCCGTAGTTCAGCAGACAGCAAGAGCAGTCGTAAAACTGGTGTGATTGttggagttgtagttggtgttTCAGTTCTTGCATTGATCGTACTGGCCGGAATCTTCTTATGGTGTCAGAAAAGGAGAAAGCTATTGTTAGAGCTAGAAG AATTGTATACCATAGTTGGAAGGCCAAATGTCTTCAGTTACAGTGAGCTCAGGTCAGCTACAGAAAACTTTTGTTCTAGTAAcctacttggtgaaggaggatATGGATCGGTTTACAAG GGTAAGTTGAGTGATGGAAGAGTGGTGGCAGTGAAGCAGCTCTCCCAATCCTCTAATCAGGGAAAGATGCAGTTTGCCGCAGAAATAGAAACCATCTCTCGAGTGCAGCACCGTAACCTCGTGAGGTTGTACGGCTGCTGCCTTGAGAGCAAGACACCACTGCTGGTCTATGAGTACCTGGAGAACGGAAGCCTTGATCAAGCGTTGTTTG GAAAGGGAAGCTTGAATCTAGACTGGTCGACACGGTTTGAGATATGTTTGGGCATAGCAAGAGGTATAGCTTATCTCCACGAGGAGTCGACCGTCCGCATTGTGCACAGGGACATAAAGGCCAGTAATGTGTTGATCGATGCCGATCTTAACCCTAAGATCTCTGATTTTGGTCTTGCCAAGCTCTACGATGACAAAAAGACTCACGTCAGCACGAAAGTTGCCGGCACGTT TGGCTATCTCGCACCTGAGTACGCCATGAGAGGGCATATGACTGAGAAGGTTGATGTGTTTGCGTTTGGCGTGGTCGCGTTGGAGATTGTTGCTGGTGAATCAAACTATCAGAATACGATGGAGGAAGACACGACTTATATCTTTGAAAGG GTGTGGGAACTGTACGAGAACGGGCGTCCGCTGGAGTTTGTGGACCCGAAGCTGACGGAGTACAATGGGTACGAGGTGCTGCGGGTGATCCGCGTGGCGCTCCACTGCACGCAGGGCTCGCCCCACAAGCGGCCGTCCATGTCGAGGGTGGTGGCCATGCTCACCGGGGACGCCGACACGACCGAGGACGTGGCGAAGCCGAGCTACATCACGGAGTGGCAGGTGAAGCAGGTGGCCGACGACGTCAGCGGCAGCTTCACGAGCAGCCAGGTGGGGTCGTCGTCGACGCACCAGCCAGTGTCGTCGTCGTTGTCCGGCGGCGTCCAGGCGAGCCCGGAGCCCGGCGGGGACCTGACGCCCGTGGTGCCGTCGCCGCTCTTCACATCCATCATCGATGAGGGCAGGTGA